Sequence from the Mycteria americana isolate JAX WOST 10 ecotype Jacksonville Zoo and Gardens chromosome 5, USCA_MyAme_1.0, whole genome shotgun sequence genome:
aactTTCGAAAGAGTGCTGATATTTGCAAGCACCAGAAGGCAAAAATTCCTTAATTATAAAACTAGTGCATGACTGAAAACACCACACAGTGACTTTACCTCAACCCTAAGCTGAACACCCACGGTAAATCACGCACCTGGTGCCGCTCTGCGGGGGGTACTGGGGGTTACCTCCCCCCACGGAGCCCTGTTCGCTAACAAGGCTGGAGGAACGCAGGCTGTTCCGTCTTCAGCCGCatcagctgcctgccagggagaAGCCGCTCCACGCAGCTTCTTGACAGCGATCGTCACTTGTTTCATACGGCCACCAGCTCCTGCCACAGCTTCAATGGGCTTCTCCCTGTGGACACCTGTGGAGTGAATGAGCACGTCGCCCGCCGTGAGACTCGCCAGGGAGTCCTGGCTGAGGCTGGATTTGCTTTCCGCTTCCATAAGGAGCTCATCACGCAGCTCTGGAAGGGAGTCCAAAAGCAGCACTCTGACGAGGAGGCTGTCCCTGCGGGCCGAGAGCTACGGCGGCAACcgccccgccgccttcccccgcGCAGGGCAAGCGGCCTGAAGGCTGCGGGGAACGGTTCCCCCCCGCGTCCCGGGCACGCCTGCCCTCCCCAGCGGCCTGGCGGACAGagagccccgccgcggcccgcgccactccccgccgcccgcaccgGAAGCAGCCGCTGCCATGGCAACAGCGCCCGTCTGCGCTCCCTCACGCCTGCGCGCTGTCCGCTCCTCAATAGTGTCCGGAAGGAAACATGCGCCCGAGCCCCTCCCGCTTCCGGTAGGGCAGCGCGGGGGGCAGATAAGAGCGCTGCGCTTCGGGGAGGAGAGCGGAGCTGTCGGTGGGTTCGCGTTCGCTGATTCGCCGCGTGGCGAATCGGCGGCGCCGCTGGGCCTGCTGCGGCCGGGCTGCCCCTCCCGCGCGGTGCGGGCTCGTGGCGCTGCGGGTGAGTGCGCGCGCGGGCGGCGCTGCTCCTGAGGGGGCCGCTCCGGGCGGGAGGGACCGGGCGGCCCGGCGAGGCCCCGCGGCCGTGCCCCGCCGCCTCACGGCAGGCCCCGCGGCGGTGAGGCGCGGCGTTGCGGGACGCGGATTGGGAGGGCGGCAGGCCGGGGGCAGCCGTTAGGTGCGGCCGTTACCGGGCGGTGCTGGACGGGGAggcggggcaggaggggcggAATAGTTCTGGGTGAAGGAAAACCCGTCCCTTTTCGGGCACGGCCCAAGGGCCGGGGCGCCTCTGCCTCGGCTCGTGTCCCCGCACCGGCCTGGCGGGCGCTGGGTCTTTTGGGTTGGGGCTGGGCTCGGCGAGTACCTCCCTGGGCAGAGAAACTCAAGGTGCCCTTGAAAGGAAGAACTGCAGGATGtagtacaaaacaaaaaaaaaattaaggtgagATTTGTTTTACTTCCGGCTTAGGTTTTTACCTTATTGGGTCACAAGTACCAGCCAGGCCTAATCTAACTGAAGTAGGAGACCACCTGTGGAAAAATAGGTATTTTCTCTCAGGAGAGAACCCCTTGTGTGTGTTCAGTCTGTTCAAAGAGGCTCTTGGGGTGTCTGGTTTCAGACTTACTGTGCTAACTCGCCTTTGGTGTTAGGAGACCTTTTCTACCATTGATggttttttcttcagagcagagTCTGTCCCACGGCCATGAGATCATGAATTATAATAATTCCAGGTATATCGTATTTGCAGCCACTTTCTGACCAGTCCTTTTCTCATCTCCCCATGTGCCTCTGAAGGCTGACTGTAGTGtgcagagcaagaagaaaaccTTCATGTAACCACATTGCGAGCACCAGTCTGAAGGAGAGCGGCCAGACCCGCTCTGGGTGTGGGCAAGAGCTGGGCCCTGCCTTCCCAGCAGGGCCATAGCTGCTGCCTCGCTGGGCTGGTGCAGGACAGAGGGTTGGTTGCCCAGGCATGCAGAACTGTGAATTTAGTATTAAGTTGCCTCTTGTTCTGAATTTGATGTGATTAGTTTAGCAGCCTGCTGGTTTCACAGGTATTTGTAGTTTGATTAGATTCAGTAAAAGAGCTCTTTAAATcaatgaggtttttttaatctgatgtcAGTCAAGTTCTAGCCTAGTAATTCCCaactataaaaaaacccactttctcTGCAAGCAGTGGGTGCCTTATCTGGACACATTTCTTTGatgtgatgtttttatttttctctgtccctcttacacacatacagaaacactTGTGTGGTGTTCTGTGTGTACAATTGGAagtgaaggtttaaaaaaaaattgcagccttGTATGTATAGAGTAGGTCATACCTACACCTAATTCAGATTGTTAATCAGGATAACAAGTGTGACAGATTTATGGTGTCTCTCCACAGATCCCTCCCCCAATAAAATGTGGCtcgttggggaaaaaaaaaaggcccaaaacACAGGGGTTGTTTAGTTTCCATGGGAAAGGATGCTGTTGACTCAAGATTAGGTAATAGACACTAATGTTGATtacatcagtggaaaaaaaactttCTCACTGTAGTTTACAGCGCATGTTTCACCTGTAAGAACTCCATGCTGTTAAATGGCGGCAGGCTTTTCAGCCACCTACCAGTACAATAATGATAATCAAAAGCTCTGTTCCAGTTATTAGTGCTTAGGAGTTACATTCATGAGCCCTCTGCTTCCGAAGGTCTGTAGATACCGCTGGGGAAGCTGTATTGCCATGTGTCAGAAGTTCTAGAAGAGTTCTGACCTCCGTAGTTCTGGCTCCTGTTCCTTCTGCCACAGAAACAGATAGATGATTAACCCAGGTAGGCTAGGAATCCTTAACCTAATCACTGTTCATATTTAATAAACCAgctttagcttttttaaaaaagctgtcaCTCTGTAGTGATTCCATGTTTCCATGGCAATGGGAgtggcagctgcagcagaaggaaatattaGAAGCATTTTCCAGGTTCTAAaacagggctgggagctggatcTTGCAGGATGGATCTTGCATAGAGAATAGGTTTGAATAGGCTAAAGCCTTTATTATCTTTGGAAAGAGGATGGAAAACCCATTATGCCTAAGTATGAAGAATCAAAACCAAGTTATCCTTAACTGCTGATTGTGCTCAGAGAGGCTTATCTTAAAAGAATGTCTCTTTAGAACATCAAAACCTATTTGGAAGAGCTCCAGGGCCCTTCAAGAAGGGAGACTTCCCAACTGTTGCTGCTTTCCTAGTGAACCAGCACATCCAGACCACGTGGCCCTTGTTGCAGAGGTTTATTTAGAGATATCTGCTTCCTTCAGTGTGACATGTTTAAAAGTGTGATGCCGAATTTCCAAATCACATTTAGTCCAGAGGAGCATAATCCAGGCTGCGTAGGCTTAAACCTGTAGCGTGCTGGAGTTGTTTGAGCAGCTAAGTAAGAAGCTGTGTTAGTCGAGATGCCAAGCCCTGTAATGGGCTCTTTCAtggcttttttgcttgtttcacaGGCTGGAGGGAAAGGGGACAAGCAACAAGAAAACTTGAAATGATACATTTAACATACTTAAAGAATAAACCAGATGCGTACATTCCTGGGAATGTTCAGGTAGTGCATTTTTAGATGTTAAGGCAACTGCCTGTAATTTCTAGCTACTGAAGAGGTGCAGTAGAGCCATGTAATTTCACTGCCTGCTGTGTGGAAAGTGTAAAATGCCTGTAGAGGGACAAGTGCTTCAGATGCTTAAAATCAGATGGTGCCACTATGCTGATTTAAATTAGAGCTATTTCCCAAGCGCAAGGGTAAAAGCTTTGTGGAACTGCAGTTCagtaaaactgtaattttaagcTTGCCAGACTAGTCACAGGAGAACAAAAGATCAGGTTTGTTATAAACAAGCATAATGAAGCAATACTGAGTGTGAGAAAATGGCACTGACAGTTGACGCTTTTAGCTTTCTGTGCCTGGGAGAGGACAAAAGTCTTTCCTGTTCTCTGTGATTTTTAACTCTGTTTAATAATCTCCCTAAACTGACTATAGAACTGTCACTGATTTTGCTTCTAACAGGCTGAGAAATGAGAAAGTGGAGTTGCTATCCATTTTCACTAGTTGTTGTCCCAGATGATAGTTGTGTCCACCTCACCTAAAACAAGTTAGAGGTTTACGTTAACCTGAGTAATGCCTTGTTTCTTCTGAGCAACCATATCCCGTAGGCTCTCCTTAATAGTAACCTGTGTGACCTATCTACCCACGAGGAATTCTTGGTTGTAGGGGTATGTGTCTTAAATTCAAGAATCATATGTGCTCTTTACCTCCAATCCCTGAATTGACTTTCTGTGTAGTGATAAAGTGTAATGTTAAGAGGCAGATGTTATAATTACTCTGCTGCTGTGAGGGGGTGTAGGGAGAGTGCATGCTTGTGAGAGCTCCATAGTGCTATTTTTAGTtgcttagttttctttctgttgtagAAGTAATTATTAATGACTTTTTGTTCTTGTTCAGAAGGCTTGCTTACCCTCTCCGTTCACCCTGCCGAGAGACTGGAATAGTTTAAGCTTTCTAAAACATTAATGTCTTGCTCAAAACTTGGCAAAGCATAATACAAGATTAATTATAAGTAGCTCTTTCTAAAGGGTTAAATGAACTTTTTCCACAAAGTGATTACACTTCAGTgctaatttttcttccatgagtTGATGTGAATTAAACTGAAGGATCTTGTTCTCGTCAGTGTGTAATATTAGCTTGCATTATCATCTGTGATAGGTCTTAATAATATGTCAATTAAGGGAAAAGGAAGACTAGCTTTCAGTAGCCTCCTAGGAAACCTGCAGGGATGCTTTCAAGCCTTAACTTGTTTACTGTGTTGGATTAGGAATGTGAGTCTTCCTTGAGGATGCTTGCTTTAATTCTTGGATCCATGGCTGTtcattcttccctttttctttgtctGCTTCACTTCCTTTAAGGCCATTCTTATTCTTCCATGTTTTCTTGGATTTAATTCACCATATTCAATGCCCAGAACATTTGCTCTAGTTTAAGTGTTTGGTGCAAATGCAGGTACGTAGAAACCAGGCGTCTGCTTCTCTGATGCAAGCTGGCTTATGCTGCATCTATTCAGCGTGGCTGCCATTTCACgcttgccttttttccttactgtttttaCAGATGACATCTAAAGTCACTGAAACTATAGGGCTAGAAAACGTTGTTGCTTGCTTCTCCCCACACTTCTGCCCTAGTTCTACTTTGTGAGTTTGAATGCAtttataaaatacctttttttttttaagtcactttaACTGTTTGAAATGCTTAAAAAGTGTTTAAAGGACAGTAGTTAACAGGTGGATCTGGGAAGGTTTCATACCTGGAATTATCTTGGGTGTTCTTTTAACTGAGTACATTTCAAATGGATAACTTTCCTTGAAGTGGATGGCTTGAAAGTTTGCTAGCAAAGCTGCATTTAAACACACTTCAAGGACGTATACAATTCCATTCTGTTGTAAAATGTTGCAGTTCATATGTATACTTTTTGTGTGAAATTCTACTTTTATCTTTAGAATAGGTGAGTGCATCACAGGCGGTAGAATATGGCTGGACAAATATCGGAATCTGATCAGATCAAGCAGGTAAGATGCTGTATTCATGAGTGGTGGCTTTGAAGATCTTATGTTAACTTTGTCATGTGGAGTAAAACGTTTAGGGCATGGAGAAGGACAAAACGTTTAAGCTATCCGAGTAGTTCTGTAGGAACCAAAATTTAAACACTTGATCACTGACAGACACAGTATAGTATCCTATTTGAGTACTAGCAGCATTTGGTGTAGAAATCTTCTGACTGATAGTAAATGTTTCTAGTGACTTGTCCTTTAAATGTTAGCGTCACCAGATGGCCCATGCAGCTGTGCATAAAAAATTTCTACATTAAGTTCTTAATACTCATTGTctattcaatttttatttatagttCAAGGAGTTTCTTGGAACATACAATAAACTTACAGAAAACTGCTTCCTGGATTGCATAAAGGATTTCACTAGCAGAGAGGTTAAACCAGAAGAGGTAGGTAAATGTTTCCTATGCTTTTAATGACCCTTTGGTAGAATTGCTGTGTAGCACTCAAATTTCAGAAGCAACTACAGTTTTGATCTTTCACCTAGCTAAAAAAGCCAGTTAGCAGTCTTTAGTGGAGTACAGGTGTCTGGCATGTAGCTTCCAAGTGAGAAAGGAAGTGAGTTAGTGGAACGGAGGGAAATAGCTTGTCTGTAGTTTTGCTTCTGCAAGTATGTCCAAAGGTGATGACAAATACTTCTTTGCACCCTAACAGTctctttacaaaaataaatcaaacaaagcCAACTGCTTTTGATGTGTTAGATAATCTGCTACAGACAAACTACGGGCTAGGACCTCTTGAGGTTTCATCGTTGTTGTCTTTTCAATATGCACACCCAGAGGGAATCTTCCTGATCTCGCTGTATTAGCTGCTTATTGCAATTCTGTGTGTTTCCTTCTCTGAGCTATCAGTGGAGGttcttgtgcctcagtttctgaTGGGCGGTATCTTTATGGACATGGAAGTTGCCCACCTACAGCCTGCATCTTGTTCTTTGAAGGTAGAATCCTACTGAAATACTTGTTTACCTACCCACATTCCCTGCATTGTAGTGAGACATAGAAACATAGGCCTCCAAAGCTCTGGCTGTTAAATCCACTTCTCTGCATTGTAGGGAGCTCCATCACATAGTCATCTGCAAAAAAAGATTAAGCTCTTGGTAAGATTAGTTGCATGATTTTTGCCTCTCCCCTCCTGTTGAGATGCTGTTTCAGAATCTTGTAACTTTGTTGGTTAAAAGTCTAATAACCTTTGATTGACTCTGCTggtggggggggaaccctgaAGTTTTAAACTAACCATTGTTTTTGACCATTTTCTGCCTCCTTGGAGTTTAACTCCTCAGCACAGGCAAAAATCATGTCttctttcagcttttgttttgctgtgctaaACAAAGCTCTGTTAGCTTCCCAAGGCAGACTCCTTGTTTCCCTGATCTTCTCTGCATCTGCTTTAGTGGAATTCTTATTGATTACAGGAGGTCAGAGTTATTCTGGATAAGGTCTTGTTACTGTCTTGTACCAACTCATTTTGAATGCTTGAACAATACAAGGAGTGTCAGTTAACAGAACCGACAGAAGTGTTAGTGGCACAACCTCTTTACCTTTCTGGGGTGGTATTTGATTTCCAGTAGAGGATTATACTTCTTTCTTCTGCTACCCAAAGCGTTACcagaatttctttaaaagtatCAGTTCATATAGTCTTTAATTAAAGACCTGGGATCCAAAACCAAAGAATGCTCATTGGAGGGGAATTAAGATTATttagatagaaaaaaatattcttaggtTCTGATctgcttcttttttgcttctgtgatCTGCAAAGAGGCCATGTCCGGCAGTACAGGAGCCATCTGCTAATGATGGAGGCTAGGAAGAAACTTTCTTATGGGAAGTTTTGTCCATAATTATCCCTTACGGGGTTTCTTGCAGAGCATCTGGCTCTCACCCCTGCTGGAAACAGGACACTGGTCCAGATGGACTACTGGTCTGATATGGTATGGAAAATCCTATGTTTCTATTGAAAGTTGTAGTTTCTTATTAAGTATTTAAGATGAATACCTCCCTGAATCTCCTTTGAgattctgcatttgaaaaaaaaccagcttctgACCTCTTTCCCTACAGCAGGTCTGCACTGCAAGTCTAGACTTCCCCAGGGCACCATATCACAAATACCACGCCCTCTGGGAGAAGTGGCTTGGGGTAGTTCCAGAATTTGTTTCCTAGTCAGACTTAACTGCTGCTTAACAGGTCTTGCTATAGCTGGTGCCAGGTCAAGGAGAGAGAAGGGTGGGTGGTGTGCAGAGCtgcatgaggtttttttgttgtgttcaTTTTCAGCCCCTCTGCTTTTCACATCCCTTTATACTGAGCAGAATCAAAGCAACTTCTGGTTTTCTAGTAATCATGCAAAGTGGTCATCTTTCCTTTCTATCTACATTTGTTAACTTTTACAGTGATAGAAAGGTTTAGAACCATGATACAGAATAGCCAATTGGTAGAACTGTTGCTCGGAAATAATCTCATAACTCTTTCTCTACACtctctaaatttaaaaatttatcaaaaaaaatcaaaaccccctctaaatttaaaaaataataccatGGGTGGAGTAGGCCCTGGTATTTATTTCCCTGTCCAGCTGACTGATAGGACTTCAGAGGGTACTTTTGGTACTTCTGGTTGCTTTTGTGAAGGTTAACCAAGCAAGTACAAGAATGCTGATAGAGCCAATAGGAACAAGGTCAAAAAAAAGGCTAAACTGAGCCAGTACAGAGTAGACTGTATTTGGCTGTCAAACATAGTATGTGTTtgtaaagagaatttaaaaaagaagatactAATTTAATAGATTTagtatttattgcaaaataaaatgctttatatatTTCAATCTCACAAGAGGAGCCCAAGGATGAAACAGTACTATCTCCTAGGTCTGAGATGTTTTCTGTGAAGACTTTCATATGAGAATGAGTATTAAAAGATGTTTCAGACATCCCTCAAACACTAAACTTCACATTTTTCACTGCACGGAGAGGCTGTGCACAATTAGGCCCTCATCTTGAGGCTTAACACAGAATATGAGGTGTAGTCACCTAATCATTTATCCCTGTATATTGTTGTGTTTTAGGGCCTGTTCGGGGAAgtgttttaattactgtttgaAGCCTTCTGTTTCCCTCTTCCTCTAGATGACTTGCTCGGACCACTGCctacagaagtatttaaaaatgacaCAAAGGATCTCCATGAGATTTCAGGAGTACCACATTCAGCAGAACGAAGCTCTGGCAGCTAAAGCAGGACTGCTTGGCCAGCCTCGTTAGAGAAGAGCACTCTGTTCAGACTTTACAAGCAGTGCCAGTGTTCACTGGGCAAGAATACATTTTGGATTTTCTACTGTTGGGATGTATGTCCAGCAACTCAGAAGAGAGTTCTAGATGCTGTTCAGACAGTGGAAACCATGAAGGGTTAAACAAGAAGTTAGTCGGGGTGGACTGGCAATGGAGTCTGTTTCTGAGGCCCTTTTCACTCTACAATGGAGTAATATTGATACAAACTTTTCCAGGGCCCACAGACTGGTATGTTTAAATTtaaaggggggtgggagggttaCACTTCTTTTCTGCTAGGAGTGgttcagatgaaagaaaagtgTAATAtgggaaatacactttttttttatttaattcaagtAAAATCAATGGGAACTGCACACTTGTATGTATGTTCTTTCCAAAGACACATTTTTAGGACACTGATTGAGAGCAGTGTTTTGTTTGCTGTGGTCTCATTCCTCAGCTACTACAGAGTTCTGTTCATTCGCTGCTGCTCTCAGTTGCTGACAGGTAACAGAATTAGTGACTTTGTTTCAGCAGCTGGGGATTTGTGAATGTGTTATTTCTCTTACTTTGGGAAGAACTTCTGTTGAGCCACCCTGACAGAGCCTTGTGATCATTCCAACTCTCCTGGAGTGTTTGATGGTGATGATCAGAGTATCAAGCCAAGGGTGGTTATAAATGGCAGACAACTGCTGTAACTAATGAGCTCAGGTAGGCACGGATGCTCTGCCAGCTTATCCCTTGGTTATGTTTGCCTTATGCTTCACCAGGTCACTTACAAGGGACACGAGTGTGTTGTCAGCAGCGCCTGTGCCTGAGGCAACTTCTGTGCACTCCTTGTTTCCCTCGGGGAACCCCAGGGGTCCTCCAGACCCAGCTGCCTTGCCTGATGCAAGCATGATGTACTCCAGGCACTGAGCTTGCTGGCAGTTTTCTCCTTTAATTGTGTGAATGCCAACAGAAAGTGCAAGGTATGCACAAAATGATGTCTTTTTGCTGCTGGATGAGTACAGAGAGAAGTCTGTGGAAGCTACCTGTTCTgatgttgtggttttggtttagaAAAAACACCAGTCCTTTGAAAGGATCTTGATAGCTGAAATCCTGCAGTCAGATTGTTAGTACTGTAGAACGATAGCTAACAGGCACATTTTACTTTAGCTCTAGCTAATAAAATACAGTAGCAAAAGGAACTAAACATCAGGATTACCATATCGATTTTGATATTTCAAGTGATGAAGACTGAAACAAAGCTATTACATGTCAGCTGCCAGGTTCTGCTGTTGGCTAGAAAGGCAACAACAAGGAACAGAAATGGCAGGAAGCCTGCCtatatgcttttttgttgttaccTTCTCTGTagctttttatttccagcagcagTTTGAAAGAACAATTTcctgcctggttttttttttctttactactcAAACTCTCAGCTGTCCAGGCTGTGGATTACTAGGCCCTAGCTGCAGCACAGTATATCTGCCACTTGCACTCAATGCTGCTCTGCTTGCTCCTGTTTAAAGCTGCCCCAGCTCTCCACAGAAATCTGTTTGTATGCCTTTGAAAGGTGGAAGAAACAAGCATGTTCCTATGGTCTCATTACATGTGTTTTTGTACTAGCCGTATGACAGCTCTTTCCTACATAGCCCATGCCTTGTTACCTTGGAGATGGCTAAAAGCTAACTCTAAAATAGTAAAAGCTAAAAAAGAGCCCAAACATGGCAGCAAGTTTCCAGTGTCCTGTTTTTTCAAAGGAATAAGAGGCTAATAATGTCTAGATTGTTTGCTACAATTGGCCACAAATGTTATGGCCAATTAGACATAATACATCCATAGTAAAGATTCAAGGCTTTCTTTAAAGCAGTCTTTTTGTTAAACATTTGGAAGTTATGTATGATGGAAATGATCCCATTTTCCATTGTATCTTAGTGTGCAAACAGAACAGTTGCTCAGAAAAGTGACTGAGGAGTTTAAGTGATGGGATTGGAGGATGTTCATCTCTTCTGGGCAAAGCTCCTTGGGGCTTAAGTGATTCccctcactaaaaaaaaaaatcatggttttccTCATGTTTCAGTGTTTGGGGTTTGAGGGTAGGAAGATGTTTAAAAAATTTAAGACAGATTTACTGTACAAAAGGTCAAGCAAGTGTTAGAGGGACTTAGTTAATAAATTCCTCACTTTCGGGTTCCCCAGTTTCCTTTTACTCCAGTTTTAAAGTTGCCTTAACCCACTGTTATCCAGGGAAAACATATATTCTTAAAATCTAATTAGATGTCACATCCACTTGCCTCTCCCCATGCTCACTAAACAAATAGGTGGGATGAAAAGTGTTGCTGGAAGTATGAGTGTCGGGTTGATAGCTGCTACCCTGAAATGAAGCTGGCCAGATAAAAAAATCTTGACTTCCACAGGAGCAATGTGCCTATAGTGACTGTAGTTTGTTTGGGGATGTGCCTGTTAGTTATGACTATTTCAAAGCTAACTAGAGTGGAAAATAAGTTGCAGTGCTACTGCACAAAGATGCAGGTAAGGATGGAGTCACTGGCTTGCTCTTCTGCATGACCAGTTTTGTCCTAGCTCTATTTCACTCAAAAAATGTTGTGATCTTTCAATCCAGGTGACTGACTGAAGACAGatgatacaaatatattttagcttGGAAATAAAGTGCATCCATGTAACTAAAGCATCCAGTGGTGCagaaagcaacagtgaaaacTTTCTTAAAAGGTTAACTTGCTTTGAGCTTTGACTTCCCTTTGCTTCCTTGATGAGTTAGCACATCCTGATGGCTGGTGCAAATCACGTTATTCAGAAAACAGACTTTGTTAACAGGACTTCTGGGTTGAGAATGATTCATGACACAAACTGTTTCAGTGCTTCTCACACACGTTTTATCAGCATGTATTGTCAAAGTGTTGCGGCTGGTCTTTATTCCTTGGAGCAGGATCTCCCAGCACCcaattctcaaaaatatttaactgcaaaAGCAAGAATCAGTATTTCCACAGTGCCTGGATGGATGTCCACTGTGAAGGCTGGGAATGTCTACAAAGGCAAGTAAGGCCATGTGTTTTCTCTGCCAGTGGAGTATTCTAACCTCCATGACCTAGCTTAATCTGGAGCGTTCTCTATCCCTCCTCTTGAATAGCTTCAAGTTTGCATGGCATAATgaaatgcacagctgaaaatcagaataaaaatgagaatacaGCTTAGTCTCTGGAACCTAACTG
This genomic interval carries:
- the TIMM9 gene encoding mitochondrial import inner membrane translocase subunit Tim9 isoform X1; protein product: MAGQISESDQIKQFKEFLGTYNKLTENCFLDCIKDFTSREVKPEEMTCSDHCLQKYLKMTQRISMRFQEYHIQQNEALAAKAGLLGQPR
- the TIMM9 gene encoding mitochondrial import inner membrane translocase subunit Tim9 isoform X2 → MAGQISESDQIKQFKEFLGTYNKLTENCFLDCIKDFTSREVKPEEDLCPWQQVAGKAEKCVSPAFYSKHVLWRRR